From the genome of Spinacia oleracea cultivar Varoflay chromosome 2, BTI_SOV_V1, whole genome shotgun sequence, one region includes:
- the LOC130466721 gene encoding uncharacterized protein: MARKNGSKTQGKTQDNGNGKARGPSSDSQELKMRSMDEVLGVEAIDFELENEVFTPKSGLQHLQARSELRHSFNEFLEVIHGTATRLSSGNSRSNPRPNLDIGAISVPILQQFNEAADVIDDTITGTVNGVDDTITEPDNDVNPHNASVLTLVQIEIEDIQEEVDFWNSSVVCYVVGANPPLNVMEGYVRRVWRNQKVDKVSMVKKGVFMVRFQSMESRDKVLTGHFFFDNKPLMLRPWTVDMNMEKEEIRVVPIWVQLKLNFKYWGEKSLFKIVQQIGTPIKRDQATANRDKIQFARVLVEVPMDTLPDHVTFLDEHGDIVKVSVHYEWRPTICTSCQMVGHVAADCRKGGVRRRWVQKTTQLVVQPVPKSTVTEPEVDEEGFQRALKPIRVRPSPIVPTQTVNCYEVLTEQDKAGEPLVGGLNSPHKQDDVRRFIQKYGVGLVGLLEHKVKGANLGTLYQRVFSNWCFTTNASFHPRGRIVVAWKPGSFTLSIVAASSQFLHCLVAPISGKPSFHCTFIYAFNTSVQRKELWRDLKAIKVLGPWILCGDLNCVMSADERVGSIVRQAEVEEIVDCMQECGMNDIKCVGNLFTWNNKQQGTARVFSKLDRVMGNVAWQNVYCSAEVCFMSEGQFDHCPGILTVLPGVVVGKKPFKYFTMWKNSLVFQDSISAAWNTTVIGSKMYDVTRRLKRVKSVLKELNRVGFSDIQAAELSAYQTMLSAQEAMHHNPNDQELADQELLATNEYRIKHKAYLEFLKQKAKAD, encoded by the exons ATGGCAAGGAAAAATGGCTCGAAAACTCAAGGTAAAACGCAGGATAATGGCAATGGAAAAGCAAGAGGGCCTTCCTCTGATTCTCAAGAGTTGAAAATGCGATCAATGGATGAAGTTTTGGGAGTGGAGGCGATTGATTTTGAGCTTGAAAATGAGGTGTTTACCCCAAAATCTGGTTTGCAGCATTTGCAAGCTCGATCGGAATTGCGACACTCATTCAATGAGTTCTTGGAGGTAATTCATGGTACTGCGACGAGATTGAGCTCAGGTAACTCTCGTTCTAATCCTCGTCCTAATCTGGACATTGGTGCAATTTCAGTTCCTATATTACAGCAATTTAATGAGGCTGctgatgttattgatgatacGATTACTGGAACTGTTAATGGTGTTGATGATACGATTACTGAACCTGATAATGATGTGAATCCCCATAATGCTAGTGTTTTGACCCTTGTGCAAATAGAAATAGAGGACATTCAGGAGGAGGTTGATTTCTGGAACTCTTCTGTGGTATGTTATGTTGTGGGTGCAAATCCACCACTGAATGTAATGGAGGGGTATGTTAGGAGAGTTTGGAGGAATCAGAAGGTGGATAAGGTGAGTATGGTTAAAAAAGGGGTATTCATGGTGAGATTTCAGTCTATGGAATCAAGAGATAAAGTGCTGACAGGACACTTTTTCTTTGATAATAAACCTCTGATGCTTCGACCTTGGACAGTGGATATGAACATGGAAAAGGAGGAGATAAGGGTGGTGCCAATTTGGGTGCAGCTGAAATTGAACTTCAAGTATTGGGGTGAGAAGTCTTTGTTCAAAATAGTGCAACAAATTGGTACTCCTATCAAGAGGGATCAAGCTACTGCTAATAGAGATAAGATCCAGTTTGCAAGGGTGTTAGTGGAAGTCCCTATGGATACACTTCCTGATCATGTGACTTTTTTGGATGAACATGGTGATATTGTTAAGGTGTCAGTTCATTATGAATGGAGACCTACCATATGCACTAGTTGTCAGATGGTTGGGCATGTAGCAGCTGACTGTAGAAAAGGTGGAGTTAGGAGGAGATGGGTTCAGAAAACCACTCAACTAGTGGTTCAACCTGTGCCTAAATCAACTGTTACTGAACCAGAAGTGGATGAGGAGGGATTTCAGAGGGCTCTTAAGCCTATTAGAGTGAGGCCATCTCCTATTGTTCCTACTCAAACTGTTAATTGTTATGAAGTATTGACAGAACAGGATAAAGCAGGAGAGCCTCTAGTTGG GGGGCTCAACTCTCCCCATAAACAAGATGATGTCAGGAGATTTATTCAGAAGTATGGGGTTGGTTTAGTTGGCCTTCTAGAACACAAAGTAAAGGGTGCTAACTTAGGCACTCTTTACCAAAGGGTTTTCTCTAATTGGTGCTTTACCACCAATGCTAGCTTCCATCCAAGAGGGAGGATTGTAGTGGCTTGGAAACCAGGTAGCTTTACTCTCAGTATTGTGGCTGCATCTAGTCAATTTTTGCATTGTCTTGTTGCTCCAATAAGTGGCAAGCCTAGCTTCCACTGTACTTTCATTTATGCTTTCAATACAAGTGTTCAGAGGAAGGAATTGTGGAGGGATTTGAAAGCCATCAAAGTTCTTGGCCCCTGGATTTTGTGTGGTGATCTAAATTGTGTCATGTCTGCTGATGAGAGAGTTGGTAGTATTGTTAGGCAAGCTGAAGTGGAAGAAATTGTTGACTGCATGCAAGAGTGTGGAATGAATGATATCAAGTGTGTAGGCAATCTTTTCACCTGGAATAATAAACAACAGGGTACAGCTAGAGTGTTTTCTAAGCTTGATAGAGTTATGGGGAATGTTGCATGGCAGAATGTATATTGTTCTGCTGAAGTGTGTTTCATGAGTGAGGGTCAGTTTGATCATTGTCCTGGTATTCTTACTGTTTTACCTGGTGTAGTGGTAGGTAAGAAGCCTTTCAAGTATTTCACCATGTGGAAGAATTCTCTTGTGTTCCAGGATTCAATTTCTGCTGCTTGGAATACAACTGTTATTGGTAGTAAAATGTATGATGTGACTAGGAGACTGAAAAGAGTTAAATCTGTTTTGAAAGAGCTGAATAGGGTGGGTTTTTCTGATATTCAAGCTGCTGAACTGAGTGCTTATCAAACAATGTTGTCTGCACAGGAAGCTATGCACCAtaatcctaatgatcaagagcTAGCTGATCAGGAACTTCTTGCCACTAATGAGTACAGAATTAAGCATAAAGCTTACTTGGAATTCTTGAAGCAGAAAGCTAAGGCTGATTAG